The genome window aattttatttcctagctcatgagctaaatctcatagggttgggattactttcgATGAAACCTTAAGTTATTTTTATGGATGCAGTATATATCTAATTTactttattgtttcatttaattgttcttctttcttaattaaaatgcaaacaatctgtaacaccctgaattatttaagtttgtttttgcaaaatttgatataaataagtatttgcttcagtggttgAGTGTTCCAGGTGTCtgtatgaggtcttgggttcaagtctcccttttgccaaaattttgttattttagatccAAGCCTCACCCTTGTTGAGTGGGCTTATATAGAATTGTCTGTTAATTCATATCAGAATTAGTCTGTTAGTTTGACTGGTAAGGGAGTTACTGTCTTAGAGGTCCTGTGTTTGAGTCCCTGCGCGAGCATGGATCTTATTTTTGCTTGGTTGCATGTTAGAGTTTCGGTGGAGTTGGATTCTGGGGTAGTTAAGATTGAGTTGTTAGTGGGGAGTTGggatttatcaaatatatatatattaaaaaaatttctctttctttcgaaAAAGTTTCTGACGTTTTGTGCGATTTTCTTTGTTCACTGCcaatttttctttgttctcttcttttctGGTTCTGTCACATTATGTTTTGCATAATTCATCGTGTCTTGATATGTCGGTGTTCTTTATTCATTTCTGTTAAGTTTGGTAAGTGTGGTTATTATTTTGGTTAGTGAATCTTTGGTTAATGGAGTTCATTTTGTGCTTAGGAGAAGATCAAGGGGCTGGGGGCTTCTAATCGGTGCAATATTTGTGCGAAATCACAGTTGCTCATTCGAAGGTAAGGGTTTTTTTGGATTAAAGGATTTTCTGTTTCAATGTAGCTTTGGTTTAGTATTGATTTAAGAAACTAATTCAGTGATTTATTGGTCAATTTTTGGTGTTGTGTGACTCAGGAGTGTTTTTACATCGAAAACGCAGAAAATTGAGTTTcggtgaaagaaaaaaaacattctgTCGACACCATACTAGCGTGTGCCTGGTCGTGTTGTGGGCCATGTGCAAGACACAGTCATGTGTCTGACGAAGGTGTGGCATGCGCAAGACACGATTGTGTGATGGTGTGAGTGTGGCCGTGTGGGGCACCCAGGCTAGGCCATATTGGGTGTGTGTCACGGGCAAGCCAaacgggcatgtgggcccataattttgaaattatccCTAGGGTCGGTCAATGCTAACAAAACCTTAAATTATGTGATCTGATATTATGATAGTTTGCTCTGAGTAGGACCCCGTTATGCATGTTTGATTATTctgttatatatatgttatctgtatgtgagcatgttaagcatgatatTTCTATATCTGCATTCTGTATTTATGATTGGGGTGGGAATCATATATTTGGAGAAAGTGATTTGAATGGCGACTTTCACCTATATTCTTGTATCTTGACTGCATTCTATCTGTTGTGTGTCATAATGACACTATTTGGTGTATAGGGATAGGTGGATGTtgttaaccccacatggtgtgatgggatggatggagatggtgtgtagaggatggggatAGGATTCTGTATATCTATTTTGCATATCTGATTCTGTTATCTGTATCTGAAATGGACTTAAGTCCGAATCTGTATCTGACTATATATGAGATTTCTGTATGCATTGCATATCTATTTCTATTGGGTTACATGTcgagtttgcgaaaactcactACTATTTTTTTGTTCTATTCAGGTAAACCACAGACTCAGGCTGATCAGTGCGGCGAAGTCTCACGGTGGCCACAAGTTtgcaaactatttttaaattagtggtttttgtttaattatggATTGTTTCTGGGAGTTTTGTAATTAAGGGACTCTCCGGACtgttttgtattattttggatttggattttcgAATTAACACTTCATTTGTGACGATTGGTTAAAAACGTGGTTTTTACTAAACAaaggtttttctaaaaatacaaaTGAGATTTTTAAATAGAACGATTTCTAAGACTTTcgctataaattatgttttggcaaatgaattaattaaagaacattttatataatagtTATAAAACTTGGTTGATTTAGCGAAACGATTCTGATTTCAAAACCCTTCATCGTTACATTACTAGATTTGGCCATAaagtctaggccgggtttggggtgtgaTAAGCGTCGAAACCACCAAAAATAATTCCTACGATATAACTCTAAATAGTAGTAAAGGGTGGTAGTAGGGTCGAGTCCAAATGGATTGGATGTTATAATTCACTTTCGTTTTTAACTTGTGATTAGAATTTTTGTTGGGTCGAAAGTCATGGCAAAAGTTGTGCCCACGACTCCAAACGGACCtgctaaaaaataaacaaataaatcaggggagttttgaaatgtttagaaactaaataattgaaacaacataaataaataattaaaaaattagaaattaaattagaaattaaattcggATTTTGTAATCAAAGATAATAAGCCTTAGCCCTAGACTCGGTGGATTCTGAATTTTCAAATCGatccttgaaaattaattttctcctcCAAACAATAATCTTGTTATTGTAGTTAAGAACATAACCTCTAATTCTTTCTCTCGTAGTTGGTCCTGGTACGACCTACAAACCAACCCTTATCGATAATCTAACAGAGATACACGTGTTCCAAGATTAAAGATTCTGACAGCTTTGTGCTCTGAAGAACCCAACTCAAATTAACGACCTCAACCGTGTAGGTCGTTTAAACCCAATCACTTCTTCCTTGATTTTTTCTTGGAGATCCGAATACAGCACGACCGACTCGTTTCTCTAGTTATCAGCAAACACGACTCTAACCCAATGTGCACCTTTTAACTTGAAATTGAGTTAACTTTACGGGATGAGTTTTCAATCCCGATACTTAAGAAAAATGTGAATACCAATTGGAAAGATTTTAGGTATGGATACATACCTCACAATTCCTGACCAAAAAAAACACCGGCCTAAAGCTAAGATGGAATTTAGTGAAGCATAATCATGCTTGTAGGTTATGGAAGGTGATTTGATGATAATGGAGGAAATTAGGAAAGGAAATGTCTTGAAAGGCAATTAAACGAAttttgaaagaacaaagaaacGGAAATAAAAGCAATAGAATGCTCATGCTCAAAttggaagaaaaagaataatttcccttaaattccaaataaaaatcaaagatgtaaaattaaatGTGTCTTTCCTAAGAACATTAAAGCCCTAATTATATACATGGTGTTTACTAATTTTGTCTTTAACcacttcaaaataaaagtaaataaataaaataaaataatattttttctatttttggcttttacaaagtcaaaaaaatCTAATGAGTCCTTGGCTTTCTCCACATTTTTTATTCAGCCTCATTTCGTTAAttgtgtttcaatttggtccttttttgcTCGTTTTCATCTTTTAGCGTCCCAATTGCATCCCTGacaagattaaaacataaaagcaCTAATTTAGCAAGGATCAACTCAGAAATAAGTtgaattaaacacaaaatttcatgcaaattaacatgttatcagggtgttacatttagtggtattagagccaggtTCAAAGCTCAGGTTGTGACTTTTGTGTTCTAAAATTGTGTTTCAAAAGAACTAGTTTTCAAATCATTTAAGATATCTCTGAGTAAGTATGTGAAACACAAAGTCTCCGGCGCCGATCCTGTAAGTATCTCTGAACTTAGATAGAATTTTCTGAAAACACTATAGTTAGCACTTTCTTAAACTATACTAAGTTAGTTAGAGATTAAAACCTATGGAATACTTTTAAACTTCTGATActttaagcataaaatatctgctaataaatactagaactgatgtataaaattttataatgtagataaaCTTGGAATATACGATGAGCGCTAGTGGAACTCGCAGTCGTGGTATTCGTGGGCGAGGTAGTGGTCGTAGGGGGCTCAAGCTGAGTCTTCCTCTCTGgacaatatttcaaatttagataTGAGTGAGACAGTAGTTTCACCTACTACGGAGATTGGGCTCAAAGTTGCTCAGCTAGGGATGACGCACTGTCCTAGGCCATGTTGACAGTGTTGGAGAGGGTCGCTGGACCCCTTTCTGCATCTGGGGGCTGTGAGTTGGTAACTGAATGACTCTAGTCCAATGGAGCTGAGCTGTTTAGGGGTGTCGTTGGAGTGACCCCTTCTTTGAATGAGTATAGGTTGGAAGCCACCGAGGGGATCATGAACGACATCAACTGCACTCCTGAGCAGAAATTAAAGGGTGCAGTTTCTTTGCTTCACGATGAGGCGTACTAGTGGTGGTTGTCAGTTGAAGAGGGTACTCAACGAGACCATCTAAACTGGGACTACTTTAAGACTACCTTCCAGGGGAAGTATGTAGGCGCGAGCTATGTTGATGCTTGTAGGTGTGAGTTTATGAATCTCACGCAAGGCGATAAATCTGTGGCCAGGTATGAGGCTGAGTTTCTGAGGTTGAGTCGTTACGGTCTAGGCATGGTGGCGTCTGAGTATGAGAAGTGCCTTCATTTTGAAGATGGCTTGAGGGATAATCTGAGGGTACTGATTGCTGCACTGAGGCAGTGTGAGTTTGTTGTTCTGGTGGATAAGGCGAAGATCACTGAAGAGGTTAAGCGCGTGGAGAGCTAGAATAGGGATCGTGAGAGaggcaagaataagagggaATCAGAGTCTCCTAGTTCTATTTTAAGGCCTAAAAAACAGGCCAGACCTGATGGGTCTGTTAGAGTGGGGGTTCTTGTTGCTCCTACTGGGATTTAGCCATGTGGTGATTGAGGTGGGTGCCATCCTGGTGAGTGTTGGAGGAGGTTGGAGACTTGTCTAAGGTTTGGGTCTTTGGAGCATCAAATTAGAGAGTGTCCATAGCGTGttgatcagatgcaagcttcaGGGCTGAGTTCTGTACAGCCTCAGAGGGCAATTCAGCTGCCACCTAGGGGCCGTGGACAGAAAATGGGTGATAATGGTATGGGTCAAGGACAGAGAGCAGTAGGCAGAGGTGCTAATCAGATTGAGGCTAGGCAGCCTACATTGGTTTATGTTGCTCGACGCCGAGAGGACAGAGGCGCCCCTGATGTGATCACGGgtacgttctttattttttatgttccTTATACTGATTTGATAGAAATAGGGTCTACACATTCCTATGTAGCTAGTAGTCTTTCTAAAAATGTGGGGATTTTTATGGAGTGCACTTCTAGTGAGATTACCGTACTAAGTCTGTTGGGGTAGTCTATTCGGGTAAGTATACTTTATAGGAATGTACTGTTGGAAGTACAAGGGACTGTGTTTCTGGAAAATTTGATGGAGCTACCATTTGGAGAGTTCGacttaattctgggtatggattggttggttgaGCACCAAGTTAGTCTTGACTATCTGACTAACAAGGTTGTTCTGAGGACTGAGGATGATAAGGAGGTAGTAGTGAATGGTGAGCGTCGAGATTGTCTATCTAATGTGATCTTCACTCTTGTGGTTGAGAAATTGTTTCTGAAAGGGTGTGAGGCGTATATGGCTTACATTAGTGTTTCAGTTTCTGGGACTCTTCTGCCAAGGATATCAGAACTATGAGAGATTTCTGGATGTCTTTCCTAAGGAGTTACTGGGTTTACCTCTGAATCGAGAAGTTGAGTTCGGTATTGAGCTTCTACCAGGTACAGCTCCAGTGTCTATTGCTCCATATCGTATGGCACCGAAAGAGCTTACAAAGCTCAAGGCTTTACTTCAAGAGCTTCTAGATCGTGGTTTCATTCGTCCTAGTGTGTCTCTGTGGGGGGCACCGGTTctatttgtaaataaaaatgatggTACCATGGGGGTGTGCATTGACTACTGGCGGTTGAATAAACTGACTGtgaagaataaatatccactttCGAGGatcgatgatttgtttgatcaattctTAGGGGCTTTAGTGTTCTcgaaaatagatatttattctGGATATcatcagttgagagttaaggAGGTGGATATTTATAAGAAaacatttaggactcgttatgggcactacgagttcctagttatgccctttggtttgacgaatgctccagctgcattcatggatctgatgaatcGAGTTTTTTAACCGTATCTAGATCAGTTCGTTGTAgtcttcattgatgatattttggtttacTCTAAGACTGaagatgagcatgatgagcatcttagagtagtgATTCAAATACTCTAAGAGAAATAGCTCTACGTTAAGTTGAGCAAATGTAAGTTTTGGTTGTGAGAGGTAACTTTTTTGGGGCACATGGTTTCTACTGAGGGGATCTGAGTTGATCCTAGAAAGATTGAGGCGGTGCATTATTAGAAACAACCTAAGAACGTATCTGAGATCCGCAGTTTTTTAGGTCTCTCAGGGTATTATCAGtattttgttgaggggttctcCTTGATTGCAGCTCCTTTGACTAAAATTCTGCACAAGAGTGTTCCTTTTATCTGGACTGATGTGCAACAATCGAGCTTTAAGAAGCTCAAGTCTATTCTGACTCAGGCTCTTGTTTTGATACAGCTTGAATCTGGTAAGGAGTTTCTAGTGTACAGTGATGCGTCGCAcgtcggtttgggatgtgtactaatgcaagatggtaaggttgtgaCTTATGCGTCCCATTAGCTTAAGTCACACGAGgggaattatccgacgcatgatctcGAGTTAGCTATTGTTGTTTTTGCATTAAAGAGTTAGAGGCATTATTTATATGGCGAaaggtgtatcatctacactgattataagagcctcaagtacctcaTTATTCAGAAGGAGTTaaatcttaggcagcgtagaTAGATTGAACTACTTAAGAATTATGACTGTACGATAAAGTATCatcctggtaaggccaatgtggtggctgatACTCTCAGTCGTAGAGTGATGATTGGTTTGAGAGCGATGTTCACTCGTCTTAGTCTATTCAATGATAGGGGTCTGTTGgctgagttgcaagttaagccgACTTGGATTAGGCAGATTCGAGAAAAGTAGTTAAGGGATGAGTCTTTGGTTCTGCGATTTCATCAGGTTCAGAGTGGCAGTACATCTGATTTTGGGCTGAATAAAGATGGGGTTCTGTGTTTTTCAGGTCGGGTTTGTGTTCCAAATGATTCTAATATGAGACAGTTGATTCTAAGggaggcgcatagtagcccttatgctatacATCCCGGTGGTAATAAAATGAATCGCGATCTTGATGAGTTGTACTAGTGGCCGAGTTTGAAGCGTGAGGTGACGAATTTTGTTGCTCCTTGCCTGACgtgccagcaagttaaggctgagcaccgGTTGTCTTTGGGTTCTCTCCAACTTGTTAAGATTCCCTTATGGAAATGGGAACGAGTAAGGATGGACTTTGTTGccttaacacccactaagaaggatttcATTTGGGTCATCGTAGATTAATTGACCAAGTCTGCCCATTTTATTTTGGTTCAGACAGACTATTCTCTACAAAAGTTAACGAAGCTCTATATCGCTGAAATtgtaagactgcatggggttCCGGTTTCGATAATTTCTAATAAGGATCTCGCTTCAATTCTCGATTTTGAAAGAAACTGCATGAGGACTGCGTTCTATCCTCAGGCCGATGGTTAAtttgagagggtgattcagatactagagGACATGCTTTGGAGTTGTGTGATTGACTTATGAGATAGTTGGGAAGATTTTCTGTCGCTAGCTAAGTTCGCCTAAAAACAATTTCCAGTCTAGCAtccaaatggcaccttacgaggctttgtatggtcgtaagtgtcatACTCTgctatgttggactgagttgggtgagcaTCAAGTTTTGGGTCTTGAGTTGGTTTCTGAGACTGAAGATAAGGTTAGACTAATTCAGAATCATGTAAAGGTGGCTTCTGATAGACAGAAGTCCTATGGGGATCTGAAGAGGAGAGATTCGAGTACCCCGTGGGTGACTTAATTTTTCTTAAGGTTTCTCCGTGGTAGAAAGTTCTAAAGTTCGGTCTTAAGGGTAAATtcagccctaggttcattgggccgTATCAGATTCTGAAGCATGTGGGACCGATCGCTTATCAATTAGAGCTACCTCCAGAGTTGGACGGTATCGATGATGTATTTCATGCCTCGATCTTAAGGCG of Gossypium raimondii isolate GPD5lz chromosome 3, ASM2569854v1, whole genome shotgun sequence contains these proteins:
- the LOC105795756 gene encoding uncharacterized protein LOC105795756, giving the protein MGLLEWGFLLLLLGFSHVVIEVGAILMQASGLSSVQPQRAIQLPPRGRGQKMGDNGMGQGQRAVGRGANQIEARQPTLVYVARRREDRGAPDVITVQGTVFLENLMELPFGEFDLILGMDWLVEHQVSLDYLTNKVVLRTEDDKEGVRRIWLTLVFQFLGLFCQGYQNYERFLDVFPKELLGLPLNREVEFGIELLPGTAPVSIAPYRMAPKELTKLKALLQELLDRGFIRPSVSLWGAPVLFVNKNDGTMGVCIDYWRLNKLTVKNKYPLSRIDDLFDQFLGALVFSKIDIYSGYHQLRVKEVDIYKKTFRTPPLTKILHKSVPFIWTDVQQSSFKKLKSILTQALVLIQLESGKEFLVYSDASHVGLGCVLMQDGKVQSGSTSDFGLNKDGVLCFSGRWPSLKREVTNFVAPCLTCQQVKAEHRLSLGSLQLVKIPLWKWERTDYSLQKLTKLYIAEIVRLHGVPVSIISNKDLASILDFERNCMRTAFYPQADG